A genomic stretch from Mastacembelus armatus chromosome 12, fMasArm1.2, whole genome shotgun sequence includes:
- the rpl37 gene encoding large ribosomal subunit protein eL37 — MTKGTSSFGKRRNKTHTLCRRCGAKAYHLQKSTCGKCGYPEKRKRKYNWSAKAKRRNTTGTGRLRHLKVVYRRFRNGFREGTTPKPRRAAVAASSSS, encoded by the exons ATG ACGAAGGGGACATCATCTTTCGGTAAGCGTCGGAACAAGACGCACACTTTGTGCCGTCGTTGTGGGGCCAAGGCCTACCACCTGCAGAAGTCCACCTGCGGCAAGTGTGGCTACCCCGAGAAACGCAAGAGAAAGT ACAATTGGAGTGCTAAGGCCAAGAGGAGGAACACCACTGGGACTGGCCGTCTCAGACACCTAAAGGTCGTCTACCGCAGATTCAG gAATGGTTTCCGGGAAGGCACCACCCCCAAACCCAGACGTGCTGCGGTGGCTGCTTCCAGCTCCTcataa